CACTGATCCTTCAGGGCCCTGAACGATCAGGGCTGGCTGTAGCCGTCCAGAAAGCGACCGATGCGAGTGACGGCATCGGTCAGCTCGCTCACGCCGGGCAGGTTCACGATCCGGAAGTGGTCGGGCTCCGGCCAGTTGAACCCGGTGCCATGGACGATCATGATCTTCTCCGCGCGCAGCAGGTCTATCACCATCTGCCGGTCGTCCTTGATCTTGTAGACCTTCGGGTCGAGCCGCGGGAAGGCGTAGATGGCCCCCTTGGGCCGCACACAGGTGACTCCCGGGATCTGCGTGAGCAGGTCGTACGCGGCGTCACGCTGCGCGCGCAGCCGGCCGCCGGGCAGCACCAGGTCCTTGATCGACTGCCGTCCCCCCAGCGCGGCGGCGACCGCGTGCTGGGCCGGCACGTTCGCACACAGCCTCATGTTGGCGAGGATGGTCAGACCCTCTATGTAGCTGGCGGCGTGCGCCTTGGGGCCGCAGACCGCGAGCCAGCCGCTGCGGTATCCGGCCACGCGGTAGGACTTCGAGAGGCCGTTGAAGGTGAGGGTGAGCAGGTCGGGAGCGATCGCCGTGGTGGGGGTGTGGGTCGCTCCGTCGTAGAGGATCTTGTCGTAGATCTCGTCGGAGCAGACGATCAGGCCGTGGCGGCGCGCGAGGTCGGTCAGACCTCGCAGCATTTCCTCGTCGTAGACCGCGCCCGTGGGGTTGTTGGGGTTGATGATGACGAGCGCCTTGGTGCGGTCGGTGACCTTGCGCTCGATGTCGGCCAGGTCGGGCATCCAGTCGGACTGCTCGTCGCAG
This sequence is a window from Streptomyces sp. NBC_01775. Protein-coding genes within it:
- a CDS encoding pyridoxal phosphate-dependent aminotransferase gives rise to the protein MQVIQSTKLANVCYEIRGPVLEEATRLEAAGHRILKLNTGNPAAFGFDCPPEILEDMLRNVGTAHGYGDAKGLLSARRAVMQHYQTQGIELSVEDIYLGNGVSELIQMSMQALLDDGDEVLVPAPDYPLWTASVSLAGGTAVHYRCDEQSDWMPDLADIERKVTDRTKALVIINPNNPTGAVYDEEMLRGLTDLARRHGLIVCSDEIYDKILYDGATHTPTTAIAPDLLTLTFNGLSKSYRVAGYRSGWLAVCGPKAHAASYIEGLTILANMRLCANVPAQHAVAAALGGRQSIKDLVLPGGRLRAQRDAAYDLLTQIPGVTCVRPKGAIYAFPRLDPKVYKIKDDRQMVIDLLRAEKIMIVHGTGFNWPEPDHFRIVNLPGVSELTDAVTRIGRFLDGYSQP